One segment of Salvia splendens isolate huo1 chromosome 20, SspV2, whole genome shotgun sequence DNA contains the following:
- the LOC121782917 gene encoding transmembrane emp24 domain-containing protein p24delta4-like — MKLGEARWLWTLLMVAAAAAPAARGVWLDLPPTGSKCISEELHNNAVVLADYYAFIGEDYDVNGTTVAPSITVKVTSPYGNEIHHKEKVAHGQFAFTATEAGSYIACFSLDGDQGGKKVTVGIDWKTGIAAKDWDTVARKEKIEGLELELKKLEAAVETVHENLIHLVTREAQMRGVSETTNARVAWYSLMALAICIVASILQVLYLRRYFRKKKLI; from the exons ATGAAGTTGGGGGAAGCGCGTTGGTTGTGGACGCTGCTcatggtggcggcggcggctgcTCCGGCGGCGCGTGGCGTGTGGTTGGACTTGCCGCCCACTGGATCGAAGTGCATCTCCGAGGAGCTGCACAACAACGCCGTCGTTTTGGCCGATTACTACGCCTTCATCGGAGAGGACTACGATGTCAACGGTACTACTGTGGCTCCGTCTATCACTGTTAAG GTTACATCACCGTATGGGAATGAGATCCATCATAAAGAAAAAGTCGCTCATGGTCAGTTTGCCTTCACGGCAACTGAGGCTGGGAGCTACATAGCATGCTTTTCACTTGATGGTGATCAAGGAGGTAAAAAGGTGACTGTTGGTATTGACTGGAAAACTGGAATTGCTGCCAAAGATTGGGACACTGTTGCGAGGAAGGAAAAGATTGAG GGGCTTGAActtgagttgaaaaaattagaagCAGCAGTGGAAACTGTTCATGAAAATTTGATTCATCTGGTAACCAG GGAGGCACAGATGAGGGGGGTTAGCGAGACTACAAATGCTAGGGTTGCGTGGTATAGTTTGATGGCCCTCGCCATCTGCATCGTGGCTTCGATTCTCCAGGTGCTGTATCTAAGGCGATATTTCAGGAAGAAGAAGCTCATTTAG
- the LOC121781975 gene encoding ethylene-responsive transcription factor ERF014-like, with protein MVKTEIKISSSSSLSPPQNSKKRFKGVRMRSWGSWVSEIRAPNQKTRIWLGSYSTAEAAARAYDAALLCLKGSSANLNFPASSKNLINADQTMSPKSIQRIAAAAAAEVLEGSRNPSPLSPMSSEGESYQIEYDWILAAAAGCFEEENDVAAWYNFDSPRYNEMINGVFFDPLMMEDYSYEDGDIRLWSFS; from the coding sequence ATGGTCAAGACAGAAATCAAAATTTCATCGTCGTCATCATTGTCGCCACCTCAAAACTCAAAGAAGAGATTCAAGGGAGTGAGGATGAGAAGCTGGGGATCATGGGTCTCCGAGATCAGAGCGCCCAATCAGAAAACGAGGATTTGGCTCGGCTCCTACTCcacggcggaggcggcggcgcgAGCCTACGACGCCGCGCTCCTATGCCTCAAGGGGTCCTCCGCCAACCTCAACTTCCCCGCTTCCTCCAAGAATCTCATCAACGCCGATCAAACCATGTCTCCCAAATCAATACAAAGAATagccgcggccgcggccgcTGAAGTTCTAGAAGGTTCTAGAAACCCTAGCCCTCTGTCGCCAATGTCGAGCGAGGGCGAGTCGTATCAGATCGAATATGACTGGAttttggcggcggcggcgggctGCTTCGAGGAGGAGAATGACGTGGCGGCGTGGTACAACTTTGATTCCCCGAGGTACAATGAGATGATTAATGGGGTGTTTTTCGATCCTTTGATGATGGAGGATTATTCGTATGAAGATGGGGATATTCGGTTGTGGAGCTTctcttga